CCGGGAGCCGGGAGCCCGCGGGGGGGAGACTCGATCGCAGCAGGTTGCGCCGCCGGTTGCGGAGGTGCCTGCGCCCCCGCCGCCCGAGCGGGACCGCGTCACGCATGTGCTGGTCGTCGAGGACGAAGAGCAGGTGCGCACGCTGCTCGTGGGCGTTCTGCGTGCGGCCGGTTACGAGGTGCGTGCGGCGGGATGCCTTGACGAGGCAATGGATGCGTCCCTGGGAATGGATCGCGTGGACCTTCTGGTTACCGATGTCGCCATGCCCGGTGGGAGCGGCCTCGTCCTGGCCCGTCGCCTACGCGAGGCGCACCCGCACGTCGGCGTGCTGTTCATTTCGGGCTACCCGGAACGTTGGGATATCGCCGGCACGCCCGGGGCGCGCTTCCTTCAGAAGCCCTTCAGCCTCGACCTGCTTCTCTCGCAAGCCCGCCAGGTCATCGAGTGGTCGACTTCTGCCGCAGTGTGAGTGGCATGATTGTTGGTTGCCAACACGGCAGGGCGATGTACTGGGACGGGAACACTACCGGGAACTCAAAGCTTTCAAGCATAGGCCGGCCCGTGGGGGCGGGACCTATGGAGTGACTTCCATGGCGAGCGACGACGGAAGGCGGGTTCGCGCCACAAGAAAGCGAATTCTGATCGTCGACGACGAGGAAGACATCCGCGCCCTGCTGGCGCGGCTGGTGCGCCGAGAAGGGTACGAGCCGGTGGTGGCCTGCGATGGCGAAGAGGCTCTGCGAGCGACCGCGGCGACGCGGCCGGACATTATGCTCCTCGACGTCAAGATGCCCGGTCTGGACGGGATCGAAGTGCTGCACGAGGTACGGCGGGCCTGGCCGGATCTGCCGGTGATCATGATCACCTCGCAAGCCGGCGCCGCCGACGTGCGCGGCGCACTGCTCGCCGGGGCGCGCGATTTCATCAAGAAGCCTTTCGATCATGCCGAGGTTCTGGGCGCCCTGCGCAGCATCGTCGCCGCCGGGTCGGAAGGGGCGGGGGCGATCGATGGATGGCGTAACCGGGCCTCGGCCGGGCCGGCCTGAGCGGCGCTCGACTTTGGATCCGGCTGCCTGCCGGGCCGGCAAAGGTCTCTTTCACTCGTGACGTTCTGGTAGTCTCGTATCGAGACGGACAGGGGTTCCAGCGGCTCCGTGCGGGGTGCACGAGCGTACGCATTCGAGTATGGTACGCTCGTCATGCGGTGCTTGGGGTCGTGTGGCGAGGCGCGGGATGCGAGTCGCGGCAATCGATATCGGTAGCAATTCCGTTCACATGATCGTGGCCCAGGTCGAGACCGACGGGCGGTTTCGGGTTCTCGACCGGGCTAAGGACATGGTGCGCCTCGGCGAGCGGACACTAACCAACGGTCGGCTGTCGGCCGACGCCATGAACGCGGGCATTCGGACTCTGGCCGCCTTCAAGAAGCTCGGGGAGCGACATGGAGTAATGCGCTTCAAGGCGGTGGCCACGAGTGCGGTACGCGAAGCGCGAAACGGCGGCGACTTCGTGCAGCGCGTGCGCGACGAGGTCGGGTTGCGGGTGAAAGTCATCCCGGGACGCGAAGAGGCCCGCCTGATCTATCTCGGCGTGCGTCACGCCATCGATCTGCGGCCGGAACCGACGTTGATCGTCGATGCGGGAGGGGGCAGCGTCGAGCTCGTATTCACGGAGGAGGGCCGGGCCGTGGCATTCCACAGCCTGAAGATCGGTGTCACCCGCCTTACGGAGCGCTTCATCCGCGACGACCCACCCTCGGGCAAGGAATTGGACGAACTTGAAAAGTTCCTGGCCGCGGAACTGGAGCCCGCACTGAGTCGGGCCGCCAAGCGCCCAACGCGACGCATTGTGGCAACCTCGGGCACGTTGTTGAATTTGGTGGCAATCGCGGCATCGTTGCGGGGTGAACCACCGGAGGGGCGGCTGCACAACTTCGCGGTCAGCGCATCCGATATCGGGCGCGCGCGTCGGGCGGTCGTCAAGGCGGATCGCAAGCAACGTCTCGACGTCAAGGGGCTCGAAGCGAAGCGCGTGGACCTCATCGTTGCCGGGGCCTGCCTCGCTGACTTCATCTTGCGCCGCATAGATGCACGCGAGATCATCGCGTGCACCTGGGCACTTCGAGAGGGAGTCTTACTGGAGTTTATCGCCCGGCATCGCCACGGCATCGAGGAGATCCAGCGATTTGCCGACCCGCGCCGCCTCAGTGTCGCCCGGTTTGCGCGTCACCTGGGGGAAATGGGCGACCATCCCGAGCACGTCGCCCGCCTCGCGTTACAGCTCTACGATCAACTGGAACAGGATCTCGGTCTCGAGCCGGAGTCGCGCGACTGGCTGGAGTACGCCGCGCTACTGCACGACATCGGCCACCATATCGGACACAAGGACCATCAGCGGCATTCGTACTATCTGATTACCAATGGGGAGCTGCTGGGTTTTCGGCGCGATGAGCTGGAGATCATTGCCCTGACAGCGCGCTACCATCGCAAAGGTCCGCCAAAGGATTCCGACGACGGCTATCGAGTGTTGTCGCGAGCCGACCGGAACACCGTGCGCGCCTTGAGTGCCATCTTGCGCGTCGCCGACGGTCTCGATCGCAGCCATTATGGGGTCGTCAAGGACGTCGCCGTGCAGCGGCGGGGAGATAAGCTCACGCTGCTGCTGCGCACCGCGGGGGACGATGCGGCGTTGGAGGTCTGGGAGGCCGAACGCCGTACCGGCTTGCTGGCCGAGGAACTCGGGGTTGACGTGGCGCTGCAGGTTCAGGATGAATCGTCGCATGGCGAACGTCCTGTCCTCTCCGCGCGGGAAGCCCATCGAGCCTAGTGGGGTGTTCCACGCTTCTCCGGTGCGCCGCCTTCGCAGGTCCTCGGGGCTGGCCGTTCGCGGGCACTCAGCGCGGGCTGACACCCACCACCCAGGATGTGACCAGACGGGCCCCGGGGGAGGGCGAGGTTCCTACCGAACCGTCGTCAGACCGTCGCGGCTCGGCGGGAGCCTCGCCCCCCCAAAGGCATGGCCGATCGGGCCATGGGTCGCGGGCGCCAGGGCGCGCTAGGCAGCGACGAAGGGCCCGAGCCGGATCGATCGAGTAACCGATGACCGACGTCGCGATTGCCACCGAGCTGGAAGCCAAGTTGCTGGTCACCGATCCGGCCGATCTGACCCGCATTGCGCGGCTGGCGCGTATCGGGCCGTACCCCCTGAGTCGTCGGGACATGGTGCGTCTGCACAGTGTCTATTTGGATACCTCGAATCACGTGCTTGCCCGTCACGGGGTTGCCCTGCGCCTGCGGCGTTGCGCCGGTCGCTGGGAGGTTACCCTGAAATATGAAGGGCGGCAGCGAGGGGTCTTGCACGAGCGCACCGAGCTGACGTTGCCGATCGAGCGGGCCCCGCGGCTGCCGTTCCAGCTCACCGATCCCGAGCTGCGACGGCGCCTCACGGCCCTGGTCGCGGGTCGTGAACTCGAAGCGTCCGTGGTGACGGATATCCGGCGCCGCCGGATCGACGTTCTGGCGGCGGCAGCGCCGGCCGACGCCGGGGCAATCGCCGAACTGTGTTTGGATCGTGTCCGTGTCGGCGGCGTGCCGCCGCACGACCGGACGCTGGAATACTGCGAGGTCGAGATCGAGGCTACGGGCGGCAGTCGCCAGGACATCAACGCGATGGCGCGCAGTCTGCGGCGGGTGTTCGAGTTGGCTCCGGCGCACGATTCGAAGCTGGCGCGGGGGTTGCGCCTGCTCTACGGAGCGGAGGCGCTGCGTCCGGCTGGCGCACCGCTGACGGCCGACGATACCGTCGAGCAGGCTGTGCGCAAGATCGCCGGTCGACTGCTCCAGCGCTTACGGCGCTGCGATCCGGGCACGCGACTCGGCGAAGATGTAGAGGCGCTGCACGACATGCGGGTCGCAACCCGCCGCCTGCGGGCGCTCGTGCGCGCACTGGGAGGGGGAGTCCCCACGGCGCTCCGCGGCCGCCTGGAAACCGAACTGCGCTGGTTGGGCCAGACGCTGGGCGGCGCGCGAGATGCCGATGTACAGTTAAACAATGTGCGTGGTTTTGCCGCGGGCGCACCGCCCGGACATCGTGGCGGACTGAAAAAGCTGGTCGAGTACCTGGAACGGGAACGTCAGGCCCGGCGCACGGCGATGCTCGCCGACCTCGATTCCGAGCGTTACACGGCGCTCCTGTTGAGTCTGGAGCAGTTCGCCGACGGGCCGGCGCGATCGCGGGCTGCCGCGGCCCGCGAACCGATCGCCGCAGCCGGGCGGCGGGCCATCAAACGGGCCTTTCGGCGCCTTCTGAAACGGGGGCAGCGCGTCGAGGCGGCGGCGCCCGCACCCGAGGATCTGCACGCGCTGCGCATCCGCGCAAAACGCGTCCGCTATCTGCTCGAGTTCATGCGCGAGCTTACCGGCAAGCCGGGCCGCCGCCTGACTCGCCAGTTGGTCCGCTTGCAGGATCTCCTTGGAGCTTATCATGATGCGGTGGTGGCCGCCGACTTCGTGCGCCAGTTCGTCGAGGGACCCGGCAAGGAGGTTCCGCCGTCGACGCTATTGGCACTCGGTGCGCTGGTCGGCAGCGACTTGCGGGTTGCGGAACGCACGCGGGCCGACTTCCAGCGCACCTGGAAGCGGTTCGCCCGCCCACGGAATCTCGACACGCTGGAGAACTTGCTTGCCGCTCTGGAAACGGCTGCAAGAGCGAAGCCTGTCCGGCAGGGCCAGGCCGGGGAAACCGCGGAGGACGCATGAAGACGACGCTGTATCTCGTCAGGCACGGTATCGCCGAACCTCCGCAAGGGAGCGCGCCTGACGCCGATCGGAGGCTCACGCCGGTTGGCCGTCGGCGCCTGCGTCGGGCGGCGACCGGCCTGGCGCGCCTCGGCCTGCAACCGGCGGCAATCCTTACGAGCCCGCTGCTTCGAGCCCGGGAAACGGCAGCGATTCTGGCGGCGGCCCTGACGCCGGGAGGAGAGGTGGAGGTGTTCGCCCGCCTCGAAGGCGGACATGTTCCAGCGGATGTCGTAGCTGGTTTGCACCGGCACCGGGCGGCCGGGTCGCTCATGCTCGTGGGACATCAGCCGGACCTCGGCCGGCTGGCTTCGTATCTCCTCGCCGGCAACCCCGGGGTCGTCGACCTGCCGTTCAAGAAGGGGGCGGTGGCCGCCGTCGAGGTTTCGGGTTTGCCTCCACAAGGGTCAGGCCTGTTACGCTGGTTCCTGACTCCCGGTCAACTGCGGGCCATCGCTCGCTGAGCGGCGGGCGACGGCGGCCGCCGGTCAGTATTCCAGTCCGGCGAGTTCGCGTCCGACTGCCTTGCTGAGTTGACCGACGGCGACGTTGAAGTCGTAAACGGCGCGCAGGTAATCCGAACTGGCTTCCGTGTACACACCGATGGCCTTGAAAAGCTCTTCCGCCTCGCCGATTCCGAGATCGAAATTGGCAACGGTGAGCAGGAGCAGGCCGCGACCTGCCTTGCGGCCGTCCTCGGCAACGCGCACCGAGTCGCGCGCCTGGACAAGGCCGGCGTAGGCTTTGTGCACTTCGAGGGCGAGGCCGGTCGCGGCTTCGCGGCGGGCGGCTTCCAGACGCTGGAGCTCGGCTCTGGCCCCGTCGATCTTGGCGCTCGTCATGAAGACGTTGAGATCCCACTGCAGACCGACGATCCAGATGGGCGCAATGAAGTTGAACGGGTCGTAGGCGAACGGGTTGGTCTGCTCCGTGCGATTGCCGGCCCAGGCGTACTGAAAACCGGTGGTGACGAACACGTTCGGATAGTACCCGGCTACCTCCAGATCGAGTCTTGCCACCTGCGCGGCGATGCCCGTTTGCAGTGCCCGGGTCTCGGGGCGCCGACTCGGGCCCTCGGCGATGTAGTTGTCGAGCGGTTCGATAGTCGCGTCGATGGGCTTGAGTTTACGATCGGCAATCTCGAAGTCGACCGCACTATCCAGTCCGATGGCTCGGGCGAGCGCGCTGCGCGTGAGCGGGAGAGAGGCGTCGATCTCGATGACCCCTCTGGCGAATCGGGCGCGGCCGGCCTGGAGTTTGAGCAGGTCAATTTCGGTTACGGCGCTGGAGCCTTCGTCGAGCCGCCGCTTGGTTTTCGACAGCGCCTGGTCGAGAGTATCGAGGTTGTCGTGCAGGACATCGGCAAGCTGGCGGCCGAGGATGAGACCGTAATAGAGCTGTTTGACGCTCAGGATGACGTCGGCGCGCTTGCTGTCGCCGCGTGCCTGCTCCGCTTGCACGCCCTCCTGGGCGGCCCGCAGGGCAGCGTCGAGTTTGCCGAACGTATAGACCGGGATGTTGACCTCGACATCGATCCGGGTGAACGGTCCCAGGCCCTGAAAGACGTCGTTCTTGTCGTTCGGCGAGTAGAGAACGCTGCCCTTGGCTTCGTTGACGAGACCGAGGAGCTGAACGTATTCGGCCGTTCCCCAGCGTCGTGCCCTGGCCTCTTCCAGCTTGGCGCGGGCCGCGCTCAGGTCCGCGGCGACGGCGCCGAGGTCCGGGCTGCCCGCAAGCGCAGCGCGAATACATGCGGCCAGGTCGTAGGGCGAGCCGGCCGCGTTTCCCCGCGCCGCGGTAATCGGGCCGAGCACAAAGCCGACGACAACGGCGCAGGCTATTATCCAGGACTTGCTTCGTATCCTCACGATCCCTGTCCCACTCCGATCGACCTGCGGGCCCGCGGTCGGCCCGGGTCGGCGCCCCATCCTACGCCGCCGCGGCTCTTTATTAAGCCAGGCGGATCTGCTTGAACAGCACCGTTTACAGGTACTCTGGCCCTCCTCGAGCACGCATGTCTACTGCGACGAGCGCAGTTTCACCTTCGCCCCCACGACCGCCCTCGATACTACATCCGGGGGCGGGGCGCACGCCCGTAGCCGCGCTTCGGCTCGAAATGCTGTGCAAGCGCTACGAGCACGTGGAAGCGGTCGCCGGCCTGAGTTTCGAGATCGGGCAGGGCGAGGTGTTCGGCTTGCTGGGCCCCAACGGCGCCGGGAAGACGTCGACCATTTCCATGGTCGCGACTCGCCTGCGGCCGACCTCCGGGGACGCTTTCGTGTTTGGTCGCAGCATCCTCCGTGACGTCGCCGCGGTCCGACAGACGATCGGCGTCGTCCCCCAGGACATTGCCCTGTATCCGCGTCTGACGGCGGCGGAAAACGTGCGCTTTTTCGGCCGCATGTACGGCGTCCCGAAAGCGGAACTGGAGCGTCGCCTCGATGAGCTGCTGGAGGAGGTGGGTCTGGACGCGCGGCGCAACGACCCGGTGGCCACGTTCTCGGGCGGCATGAAACGGCGCCTCAACCTGGCCGTCAGCCTGGTGCACCGGCCGCAATTGGTCCTGCTGGACGAGCCGACGGTGGGGGTGGATCCGCACTCGCGGGAGAACATTTTTTCGATCGTCCGCAACTTGCGCGAGAGCGGAACGGCGATTCTCTATACCACTCACTACATGGAAGAAGCGGAGCTGCTGTGCGACCGCATCGGGATCATGGACGAGGGCAAGATCATTACCATGGGAGGCCTCGACGAACTGCTGGCGGCAGCCGGTTGTACGGAGATCGTGGAGGTCCGCGGGATACCGCCGGGTGGAGACATGACCCGCTGGCAGCGCCTGCCGGGTGTCTGCAAGGCGGAGACCACAGAGAGCGGTGTTCGTCTGTTCGTTACGAGCGCCACACCGGTGCTCGCGCCGTTAAGCCAGGTCATGAGCCGCCTGCCGGGCGAACCCTCGGTGCAGATCGCGCCGATGAGCCTGCAGACCTTGTTCCTGCAACTTACGGGCAAGGAGCTTCGCGACTGACCGTGCGGCGCCGCGATCCCATTGTCGCAGCCGCGGCTGCTGCGTTTCTCTGCCTGATCGCGTCGCCGATCGCGGCCGCTCCGTCGCCTTTGGAGTACACGCGATCCATCCTCGAGCAGACCCGCCTTATCGTCGATGGTCAGCAACCCCACAACGCCAAGCTAACCGCATTGTCCGACTTGCTGAAGAAGTTCCTCGACACGGACACCATGGGCCGCGCCGCGCTCGGAAACAACTGGGACAAGTTCAAGCCCGATCAACAGCAGGAGTTTCTGAGCCTCTTTCGGGAGTTGTTCCAGCGCACCTATGTTCAGAAGCTGCTGCTGTTCGAACGCCCCGACTTCGAGTACGTCGGGGAAAAGATCGACAAGAACACGGCCCAGGCCGATACGAAGATCGTTACCCCACGGGACGAGTTCGCCGTGGTCTATCGGCTACGCCGTGACGGCGAACGCTGGCTGGCCACCGACATTCAGATCGAGGACCTCAGCTTGACGACGAATTTCCGCCGACAGCTCGATCGCATGCTCGCGAAATCGACGCCGGAGGAGGTTCTCAGCCGGATGCGGCGCAAGTACGGCCCCGGTGGCAAGGGTGCGGAGGATGAGGAGCTGTGAAGCTGCTGCGCATCATGCTGAAGGATTTGCGGCTGATTTCGCGCGACTACTCGGCCTTCGTCTCGATCCTGATTGTGCCGCTGGTCATTATCTTCGTCATCGCCGAGACCCAGTCGGGCGAGGGTACGGAGAGCATCGTCTTCCCGATCGTCAATGAGGACCAGGGCCCGGTGGCCAATGCCCTCATCAAGGTCTTCAAACAACATCTTAAGGTAATCGAAGTCGACCGCTCTGCGGCCGAGCGCCTTGTCGCGATCGAAAACACCGCGCCCGCCATGCTCGTGCTGCCGGGCGGCATGAGCAAACGTTACCTGACGGAGAAGCCGAGCACCGTAGAGCTGCTGACCGACCCGGCGCAGTGGGAAGCACTGCAGGCGATCCGCGTGATCTTCCTGCTGGCGGATCGCGAGGCCGCCTCGCTCGGCGACCCGTTCAGCGAGGAACTGCTCGAGCTCAAGGAGCGCAACCTCACCGGCAAGAGGCTCAAATTCAGCTCGCTCGAACAGAACATTCCCGGGTTCAGCGTCATGTTCGTGCTGCTCAGTCTGATCTTCAGCGTCGCGTTCGGGCTGCGCGAGGAGGAGGCCTGGGGGACCAGTGCCCGCTTGTCGATCGCACCGGTAACTCAGGAGACCGTGCTCGGCGGGAAGCTGCTGGCCCGCATGGTTGTCGGCACCGGGCAGTTGCTCATCCTGCTCGTCTTTGGGCATTTCGCGTACGGGCTGTCGCTGGGAAGCTCGCCGGCGACGCTCGTTCTGGCCGCAACGTGCATCGTTTTCTCGATGGCCTGCTTCAGCGTTATTGTCGCGGCTCTGGCGCGGACCCGCGAGCAGATCATCCCGATCGGCCTTTCGGCCGTCTTTATCCTTGCCGCGCTCGGCGGTCTCTGGTGGCCCTTCTTCGAGCAACCGAAGTGGATGCAGGCGATCGGTCAGGGGGTCATGACGAGTTGGTCGATGTTCGCGATTCAAGACGTCATGTTGCGCGACCGAACGCTCGTGCAGATCGCGCCGAAACTCGCCTTCCTGATCGGCTACGGGCTGATCTCTTTTGCCATCGGCAGCCGTTTCTTCCGCTACGCGGACAAGTGACCCGCGGTTGCATGAAGGTGGCGAAACTGGCAGCTTCTCGGCAGCGCGCCGTTGGCCGCTGCTCAGCCGCCGCGTCGCAATCACGCATTACGGAGGAACGATCGCTATGGGGCGCAAGGTCTACGTCATCGGCGTCGGCATGACCAAGTTCGAAAAGCCGGGTTCGCGCAATTGGGACTACCCGGACATGGCCAGGGAGGCCGGAGAGAAGGCGCTGGCGGATGCCGGCATAGAATACGGCCTGGTCGAGCAGGTAGCGGTCGGTTACTGCTACGGCGACTCCACCTGCGGGCAGCGCGCCGTTTACCAACTCGGTCTTACCGGGGTGCCCATCTACAACGTGAACAACAACTGCGCCACCGGATCGACCGCCCTGTTCATGGCGAAGCAGTTCGTCGAGGCGGGTATTGCCGATTGCGCCATGGCGCTCGGTTTCGAGAAGATGGAGAAGGGCTCGCTCGGGGCCAAGTTTACCGACCGCATCAACCCCATGGACAAGCAGTTCGAGTTGATGGTGTCGCTGCGCGGCTTTGCCAAAGCGCCGCCGGCGCCGCAGTTCTTCGGTAACGCCGGACGCGAGCACATGGACCGCTACGGCACCAAGCCGGAGCACTTCGCCAAGATCGGTTGGAAGAACCACAAGCACTCGGTGAACAACCCGTACTCGCAGTTCCAGGACGAATACACGCTCGAGCAGATCCTCAACGCCCCGATGGTATACGAACCCCTGACGAAGCTGCAGTGCTGCCCGACGTCGGACGGCTCGGGAGCGGCCATCCTCGCCAGCGAGGATTTCGTCAAGCGGCATAATCTGCAGGCCCGCGCGGTGGAAATCGCCGGTATGGCGATGGCCACCGACCTCCCCAGCACCTTTGGCGAGCAAAGCTGCATCAAGCTCGTTGGCTACGACATGTCTCGGACGGCGGCGCAGAAGGTGTACGAGCAGAGCGGTCTCGGACCGGAAAACGTCGACGTGGTCGAGTTGCACGATTGCTTCTCGTGCAACGAATTGGTGACCTACGAAGCCCTCGGTCTCTGTCCCGAAGGCAAGGCGGGCGAGTTCGTCGATTCCGGAGCCAACACGTACGGCGGCAAGGTGGTCGTCAACCCCTCCGGCGGTTTGATCTCCAAGGGGCATCCGCTTGGAGCCACCGGCCTGGCCCAGTGTGCCGAGCTGACGTGGCAGTTACGCGGCGCAGCCGATAAGCGGCAAGTAAAGGGTGCGAAGGTCGGGCTGCAGCATAATCTCGGCCTCGGCGGCGCTGCCGTCGTGACCATGTACCGCAAGAACTAGCTTACCCCGATCTCCATTTCTTCTTGCGCCTCCCGTCCCCCCGCCTCCGCTCGGGCGTGCTATTAGCGGCGGCGGGGCGGCCGGGGCGCAGGGGAGGGATCTAACGCGGCAGTGGCAGCTCGAAATGGTCGAGCTTGGATCGGGTGGCCGCGTGCCTGCCGTCTACGTACACCGAGAATCCTTCCGGGTAGCCGCGATAGCGTACGTTGCCGTCGGGTCGGTCCCAGACGATCGTCAGGTCGTGGCCCTTGTAACGTAACCGGTGCAACGCGAAGTGATCCCAGTTTTTCGCAGCGGGGTTTAGCTCGATGACGTCGTCGACCCGCGGGGTCAGGCCGACGGCGCCCTCCACCACCAGCGCGTTGTACATCGAGTGGAAGTCGTGCGAGATGTCCGACGGCTTCGGTCGTGACGAGCCCTGGTGCGGTTCCCACTTCGAGTAGTATTCGTGTGCGTTCGGCCGCCAATAGGGATCGAAGGGGTTGACGCCGGGATAGACGAGCGCGTTGTAGCGCTCCATCAACGCCATGAAATGCTCCGCCGTCACCGGACCGCCGGGATATCGTTTGTAGGCTTCGAGGGCCGTGCGGGCGCCCATGCTGATCGGGTGCGGAGCGATGTTTCGCGTCAGACCGTCCATTTCCCAGGTCCACCCGCGGTAGTGCGCCTGGCTTGTGATCACCGGTGGAAAGCGCGCCCAGAACTCTGCCGGGTCGACCAGCTTGGCCAGCGCTCGGTGATAACGCGGATCGTTCGGCGTTAGCCCCATCGCAAACGGAAACAGGCCGTGCAATTCGCGCACGGGGATACGCGCATTGTCGGCCGCGCGCCGCGGAAAAAAGAACCCGGCGTCGTCGTCCCAGAGCTGCTGCAGTACGGCTGCCTGGAGTCGGTCCGCGACCGGCGCGAACTCGCGGGCCAGCGGATCCAGACCCGCGGCATTTGCCAGCTCCACAATGCCACGCGCGTTGGCGTAGACGAAGCTCGCGAAATCCACGCGCTCGAGGTCGGGTAGGTCGGCATGCAGATCCAGCTTGAGGCCGAAGAAGTACCAGAAGGACAGGATGTCGAGATCGTACCCGGTGACCCGTGGGGCGGCGCGTTGCGGTAAACCGTCGCCGTCGGCATCGTAGGTTGTCAGCCACGCCCTGACGTCTGCGGCCAGCGGCGGTAAGAGTTCGCGCAGCGTCTCCTGCGGTATCGGATGGACGCGGTGGTACTCGGCCGCCGCCGCCGCGATCCAGTGCGAGTAAGTCTCGTTCCAGTAAGGGCTCCCCGGCGGGTCAAGCAGCGCTCCGAACGGTGCCTGGTTACGTGCCGCGTTGCGCAACTGGTCCCGACCGAACGTCGGATCGCGCAGGTAGCTCAGTTCCTTCATCTGGACCGGCACGGCGAAGGTAATGGGGTTGTCGAACCCGAGCTTGCCCTCGTAGAACCGGTAGCCCCGCAGGTCCGGCGTGTCGGCTTGCGTCAGGTTGAAGCGCACGACCCACCAGCGGTAGTACCACATGCGCTTGAAACCCTCGTCCGAGGAATCGAAATACGGTACGTTCTCGAGAAACCAATCATTGTACTCGCCGCGGTGCCGTTCGAGCAGGCCCTCAGGCAAGGATGGCGGTGTCGACGGCGCACGCTCGCTGCGCTCGTAGCTGACCGCGAGTTGCGCTCGCTGCTTGCTGCCGTCGGCGGGAAGGGACAAGGTCCGCCGCACGTGCGGTGCCGCCGTTGCCGCGGCGGTAAACCCCGGCGCATCGAGGTAGACGAACACGGGAAGGCGCTGGAAAGTGCCCCGGCCGAGCAGCGGATAGCCGACGGAACCCTGGGCGGCGGGCATGGCGAGGTACGGAGCCGTTGCCTCGATGTCGAGCGCGTGCTCGTGGTTGTCCGCACTGTGTGCCGCATAGGACAAGACGGCGCGATCGTCGAACGTGATGAACTTGTGCTCCTCGATCACCACCGGCGGCGTCCTGTACCGGACCAACGTGTGACTCGGGTAGCGCTCGATCGTGTACTGGTCGTCGTAAAGGGCGACCGGTTGGCCGTCGACGAAGAACTGCACGTCCAGAAGGCGCCGAGCGCAGAAGCTCGAGTGCAAGTAACAGAATTTCCCGACCAGCCCGGGTTGGTGCAGCAACTCGTGGTTCCAGAGACAGCGTCCGGAGGAGAGCAATAGTTTGTCGTCTTCCAGCATCAGCTCGCGGGCCTGACTGCGCGGCAGTCCCGAGGGCGGGAGCTGGAAGACCTGGTGCCCGAGAGCGGCGTCGATGTAGCGTCGCTGCGCAAGCGGGTGGTCGCGGACCGGCTCGGGTTCGAAAGCCAACCAGTCGGCA
This Candidatus Binatia bacterium DNA region includes the following protein-coding sequences:
- a CDS encoding lipid-transfer protein, which gives rise to MGRKVYVIGVGMTKFEKPGSRNWDYPDMAREAGEKALADAGIEYGLVEQVAVGYCYGDSTCGQRAVYQLGLTGVPIYNVNNNCATGSTALFMAKQFVEAGIADCAMALGFEKMEKGSLGAKFTDRINPMDKQFELMVSLRGFAKAPPAPQFFGNAGREHMDRYGTKPEHFAKIGWKNHKHSVNNPYSQFQDEYTLEQILNAPMVYEPLTKLQCCPTSDGSGAAILASEDFVKRHNLQARAVEIAGMAMATDLPSTFGEQSCIKLVGYDMSRTAAQKVYEQSGLGPENVDVVELHDCFSCNELVTYEALGLCPEGKAGEFVDSGANTYGGKVVVNPSGGLISKGHPLGATGLAQCAELTWQLRGAADKRQVKGAKVGLQHNLGLGGAAVVTMYRKN
- a CDS encoding ABC transporter permease, with the translated sequence MKLLRIMLKDLRLISRDYSAFVSILIVPLVIIFVIAETQSGEGTESIVFPIVNEDQGPVANALIKVFKQHLKVIEVDRSAAERLVAIENTAPAMLVLPGGMSKRYLTEKPSTVELLTDPAQWEALQAIRVIFLLADREAASLGDPFSEELLELKERNLTGKRLKFSSLEQNIPGFSVMFVLLSLIFSVAFGLREEEAWGTSARLSIAPVTQETVLGGKLLARMVVGTGQLLILLVFGHFAYGLSLGSSPATLVLAATCIVFSMACFSVIVAALARTREQIIPIGLSAVFILAALGGLWWPFFEQPKWMQAIGQGVMTSWSMFAIQDVMLRDRTLVQIAPKLAFLIGYGLISFAIGSRFFRYADK